The region CGTCCTCCTGGCCTTCAGCGTGGCCAGCATCTGGCCCCTGGCAACGGTCAAGATAGGCGGCGCCCTGGCCATCGGCGCCGCCTATCTCTTCCTGCGGACCACCGCCGGCGGGCCCCCGGAGGCGCCGCAACCCTCCTAGACGACCAGTCGGAACACCCTGGGGAGCAGATCCGGTCCGCCGGGTCTGCTCCCGCTCTACTGACAAATCAGCGATCTCGTTCTATACTTCCCCTAGTATTGCTATCGAAAAAGGGGAGTGATTGTGTGATGAAACGTTGTATTTGTATGATCGCATTCCTTGCCGTAATCGGTATAGCCCTCGGTGCGGGAATCCCGGCGACCGCCCAGGACGGCTGCGGACCGGAGCACGCCGCCTTCTTCGTCTCCTCCTGTTCCTGGAGCTACAACGCAGCGGAACAGCGGTTCCATGTGGAGGCCACGGTAACCAACGACTCCGAGGAATGGGTCAACGGTCCGGGCATCTCCGTCCGGCTCTACGACAGGGATGGCGCGGAACTGGTCTGGGCCTGGGGCGAGGCGGAGGTCCGGCAGCTCGCGCCCGGGGAAAGCGCCCCCGTCTCCCTCTCCGTCCAGCCGAAGGCG is a window of Synergistales bacterium DNA encoding:
- a CDS encoding FxLYD domain-containing protein — its product is MKRCICMIAFLAVIGIALGAGIPATAQDGCGPEHAAFFVSSCSWSYNAAEQRFHVEATVTNDSEEWVNGPGISVRLYDRDGAELVWAWGEAEVRQLAPGESAPVSLSVQPKALPRQIRVTAEEGLGMT